The genomic region CAACGCGTTGAAGAAGGAGCTGGGGCGGGAGCCCACGTTCGCCATCCTCAAGGGGCGGCGCAACTACCTGTGCATGCACCGGGTGCACAACGGCGCGCCCGAGGAGCCGGAGGACGCGCTGTTCGACCCGTTCGCGGTGTCGAAGCTCGGGCGTGAGGTGAAGCGGCTGCACGAGTGGTCGTCGGACACCGAGACCGGCGACCGGGACGAGTTGGTCCCCGGTGTGAGCGAGCACGCGTGGAAGCAGGTCAGCGTCACCGCGCGGGAGTGCCTCGGGGTGTCGAAGTGCCCGATCGGGTCCGACTGCTTCGCTGAGAAGGCCCGCGCACAGGCCGGCAAGGCCGACGTGGTGGTCACGAACCACGCGATGCTCGCCATCGACGCCTTGGAGGGCTACCAGGTGCTGCCGGAGCACGACGTGGCGGTGATCGACGAGGCGCACGACCTGGTCGACCGCGTCACGTCGGTGGCGACGGAGGAGCTCACGGGTGCGTCGATCTCGATCGCGGCGCGCCGGTGCGGGCGGCTGATCGACCAGGACGTCGCCGACCGGCTGGCCGAGGCCAGCGACGGGCTCGCGATGATCCTCGAGGACATGCCCGCGGGCCGGTTGGACGAGCTGCCGCGCGCGCTCGCCGGTGCGTTGGCGGCGACCAGGGACGCGGCGCACATGTGCATGTCGTCGCTCGGGCCGGAGCGCAAGGAGGACGTCGAGGGCGCGACCGACCGCAAGCTCGCGATGTCGTTGCTCGAAGAGGTCCACGACTGCGCGGTCCGCATCCTCGACGCGTTCGGTGAGGAGCGCGACGTCGTGTGGGTGTCGGGCGACTTCAACCAGAAGACGCCGGCGCTGCGCGTGGCCCCGCTGGGTGTCGGCGGGCTGCTGCGGGAACGGCTCTTCGGCAAGCGCACCACCGTTCTCACGTCCGCGACGCTCACACTGGGCGGCGCGTTCGACGCGATGGCGCGGCAGTGGGGGCTGCCGCCGTCGGAGCAGGTGAAGAAGATCGAGGGCGCCGCCACCGACAAGGACATCGACGGTCCCAAGTGGAGCGGCCTCGACGTCGGCTCGCCGTTCGAGCACCGGACGAGCGGCATCCTCTACGTGGCACGGCACCTGCCGCAGCCGGGCCGCGACGGGCTGCCGAAGGAGTACCTGGACGAGATCGAGGAGCTGGTGAACGCCGCCGGCGGCCGTGCGCTCGGCCTGTTCTCCTCGACCCGCGCGGCCAAGGCGGCGACGGAGGCGTTGCGGGACAAGATCGAGTACCCGATCCTCTGCCAGGGCGACGACGCGACCGGCCTGCTGGTGAAGAAGTTCGCCGAGGACGAGCGCACCTGCCTGTTCGGCACGCTGTCGCTGTGGCAGGGCGTCGACGTGCCGGGTCCCAGCCTCCAGCTCGTGATCATGGACCGCATCCCGTTCCCGCGCCCGGACGACCCGCTGGCCTCCGCACGCCAGAAAGCCGTCAACTCCCGCGGGGGCAACGGCTTCCTGACGGTCGCGGCGACCCACGCGGCCCTGCTGCTCGCCCAGGGCGCCGGTCGCCTGCTGCGGTCGATGTCGGACAAGGGCGTGGTCGCGATCCTCGACCCGCGCCTCGCCACCGCCCGCTACGGCGGCTTCCTCAGGGCCTCCCTGCCCCCGTTCTGGACCACCTACGACCCGACGGTGGTCAGGGCGGCTCTCAGTCGCCTGGACGCGGCCCAGACGCGCTGATCCGTTCGACCAGCTCGTCGCGGTACTGCTCGGCCGCCGCCCGCGCCGGGTCGTCGGCGTCGGCCCGCTTCAGCGCGCCTTGCAGGATCTTCAACGCCTGGCGTTCGTCGCCGCGCGCGTCACCCTGCCGCGCGGCGTCCTCCATGGCCTTGGCCAGCTTGGTCCGCGCCTCGGGTTCCTTGCCCGGCGCGCTGATCCGGATCCAGTTGCCGCCGGGGTCGACGACGGTGAACCCGGTGTACCGGTCGTTGCGCAACCGCGGCCGGGTCATCCGCGGGATGCCGGAGACGAGCAGCTTCCCGTGCACCGCACGCATTGCCGCCGCGAACGCCTCGAACAACTCGTTGATGTCCGGCACGATGACCACGCACGTGCTGTACGACTGTTCCGGGTCGTAGCCGTCCATGCCGAAGAAGTGCAGGTTCATGTCTTCACGCCGCAACGCCACATAGGGGTTCGGCCGCGTCTGCCGGTACGTGACCTCGAAACCGAGCATCTCGTAGAACGGCTGGATCTCGTCGATGGAGGGACAGGGCAGGAGCGGAATGGTCTGTTCGTTCGCCACCGCCCGAAGCTAAGCCCGAACCCGCCGAAACGACACGGAGCTATTTGCTCATGCGAACAGCATCGCCACGCCACCCAGCACCAACAACGCCGACACCACCGCGATCGCCAACACACGTCCACGCGGCGTCTGCGCGTGCTTCAACGCCATCCCCAACGGACCAATCCCAGCCACAGCAACCCCTTTCGAAGGCATAGCGACAACAGCGACCAGAGCCCCGAACGCCACCCGAACCGGCGACATGCCAAGTTCGCGCGCACCGACGACATCCGCTTCCCACTGCTCGCGATAGCGCTCATCACCCACAACGCGCGCCGCGAACCGCACGACGAACAACGCGACTCTCATTGGGCCGTCCTCGGTACAAAACGCGGCTCCGGAGCACGCGCGGCGACAACGCGACGAGCCTCCACGGCACCGTCCGGCGTCAGCACGTACATCCGCCGCCGGGGGCCCTTGCGTTCCGCGTCGTCATCCCACGACGACGTGACCCACCCGGCCCGCTCCAGCCGGTCCAGCAGCGGGTAGACGCTGCCGGACGGCCGCCCGGTCAGCTTGATGATCTCCAGGCCCCAGCGGGGTTCGGAGGCGCCGAGCAGCACCTCCAGCACGTCCACCGTGGCCTTGCCGATGCGTTGCAGTGGCTCCACGGTCCAATACTACCTATGTAGATTAAGCCGTTCAAGCAGCTCGTCCCGGAAGTCCAGCGCCAACGCCAGGTCGTCCTCCGACGCGTCCCGCTCCCGCGCCAGCGCGCCCTCCAGGATCCGCAACGCCTGCCGCTCCGCCCCGTGCGACCCCGCCAGCGTCACCGCGTTGTGCAACGCCCGCGCCAGCCGGTCCCCCGCCGACTCCCGCTCCCGCACCGCCGGGACCACCCTGATCCAGTTGCCACCCGGATCGACCAGCAGGAACCCGTCACGCCGCGGCCGGGTCATCCGCGGGATCCCGGACGACAGCACCATGCCGTAGACCGTCCGCATGCCGTGGGCGAACGCGTCGAACAACGCGCGCGTGTCCTCCACCTGCACCAGGCACGAGCTGTAGGACGCAGACGGGTCGTAGCCGCGGATGCCGAAGAAGTGGAGCTGGATCTCCTCGCGTTGCACCGAGAGGTATGGCGTCGGCCGGTACTGCCGGTGCGTGATCGTGAAGCCGAGCATCACGTAGAACTCGGCCACCTCGTCGATGGAGGCGCACGGCAGCAGCGGGATCGTCACCTCGTTGGCCACGCAGGCCACGCTAGCGGCACAGTTCAGCCGTCGACCAGCAATCCACGTAACGGTCCTTGCAGTCTTCCGGCTCGCCGCGAGACGCCCGGCAGCGGCATCACGCGCGACGGGCGTTCCAGGGCAGACCGCCAGACGTGGTCCACGACGTCCGCGGTCGGGCCCGAGACGTCCGCGTCCAGGTGCTCCGCCCACAGCCGCAGCCGGGTCGAGCGGGCCACCTCGGCGTCGTCGGTCACGACGTTCACCTCGGTGTCGTTGAACAGCGAGTGCTCGTTCAGGTTCGCCGACCCGATGGACAACCACTCATCATCCACAATGGTCAGCTTCGCGTGCACGTAGACCGGCGCGTCCCCGTGTGCGACAAGCGTTGCGGCCACCAGCCGGCCACCGCTGGGGTCGGCGTCGAGCAGCCGGCCGAGCTGCCCGCGGGTGGTGTCGGCGCCGTTGCTCGGTTTCTGGGGAAGGACCAGCACCATCCGGAAATCGTCCGACGGCGGGTTGCGCAGCTTCTCCAGCAGCACCTCGGTGATCTCCGGCGACCACAGGAACTGGTTCTCGATGTACACCAACGACTTCGCGGCCCGCAGCGCCCGCAGGTACGAGTCGAGCAACGTGAAGTCGCCGTGCGGCGAGAAGTCGTAGGTGCGTTCGGGGATCGTCCGCACCAGCTGCACCGACGACGAGCCCGCCTCGGGTGGCACCTCGGGCGCGGGCAGCGTCTCCCCCGCGATCTCCAGCCACCGCGCGGCGAAGTGGGCCGCCACCTCGGACACGACCGGGCCTTCCAGCCGCGCGATGTGGTCGTGCCAGCCGAGGTCGCGCGGCGGGTGCGCCGGGGAGTCGTGGCGGTCGCCCTCGACGGCGGTCATGTCGAGGCCGCCGACGAACGCGACGTCGTCGACGATCACGATCTTCTCGTGGTGGCAGTGCAGGGTCCGCTCGCGCGCGTCCAGCTCGCACCGGACCGCGCCGCACTCCAGGAACGCGTGCTTGGCGGCCTCCGCGCGTTTGCGGGTCGGCTCGAAGAACGGGACCGGCGGGCCCGCCCACAGCAGCACCCGCACCGGGACCCGTTCCGCGGCGGCCGACAGCAGCTCGCGGAGCTGGGGCGCGCCCGGTTCGCGGGTCAGCCGGAAGTCGGGTGAGGCGTGCCAGTTCGCGATGTGCACGTACTTCTGGGCGTTCTCGATCGCCTCGGCGATCGCGGGGAACGCCTCGGCGCCGTCGACCAGGATCTGGATCTTGTTGCCGTGCTGGACCGGACGACGTGGGGTGAACCACCCGGCACCGTCACCGTCCAGCACGTCGCCCCAGCCGAGGCGGCGCAGCCTGCGTGCGTGGTGCGAGCGCAGCAGATTTTCCAGGCCGTCGCCCAGCCTCGCGTCCAGCACGTCTCTTAGGCCCACGAAACGTGGATTTACCCGAAAAACGCGGTTCTAACCAGAATTCTCAACTCAGGGGCGCGAGAACGGTCGTCGTACCGGGCTCGACCTCGGTGAAGCCCGCGTCACGCACCGCGACCACGTCCGTGCGGTGGAGGAGCGCGTCCCACTCGGCCACCGACGGAGTGCGCACGGCACAGCGGTAGTCGACCGCCGCCCACGCCTTCAGCTCGTCGTCCGACAGGTGCGGCGCGAGCAACATCGACGCGTGCCCCACCTGTGCGGCGAGCTTGCCCGCGGACATCTCCACGCGCGGGTTGACCAACAGCACGTGGGCCCCCTCGGGCACCGCGCCAGGCGAGTCGACCGGCAGGTCGGAACCGGAGATCTGCAGCTTGGCGACCTCCCGCGGCGTCTCGGAGACCAGCACCGGCAGCAGCGAGCGCACCGATGCGCCGTCCACCGTGACCGTCACGCCCGGCAGCTCCTGCACGGCCTCCCACTGCACGCCACGGGCCCGCCGCGACACCTTGCGGATCCGCCCGGCCACCCACGCCCGCACGGCCTCGTGCCACTCCCCGCCGACGTCCGCGCGCGGGTCCAGGCACACCGCGACCGCCGACGCGGCCGCGGCCTCCAGCAACGCCGTCCGTGAGGGCGGGTCGACGCGTTCGATGCGCAGCACCATCGGCATCGCGCGGACTTCGGTCTCCTCGGCGTAGTTCCTGGAGGCGATCAGGTCGAGGATCATCACAGCCGGGTCAGCTCCAGGCCGTCCGCGGCGTCCGCGGCCTCCACCTCGGCGCGCGTGACGCCCAGGATGAACAGCACGGCGTCCAGGAACGGGTGCGACAGCGCCGTGTCCGCCACCTCGCGCAACGCCGGCTTCGCGTTGAACGCGATGCCGAGGCCCGCCGCGTTCAGCATGTCGATGTCGTTCGCGCCGTCACCGACCGCCACGCACTGGGCGAGCGACACGCCCACCTCCTCGGCGAACCGGCGCAACGCGATCGCCTTGCCCGGCCGGTCGACGATCTCGCCCACGACCTGGCCGGTCAGCTTGCCGTCGACGACCTCCAGCGTGTTCGCGGCGCAGAAGTCGAGCTGGAGCTCCTCGGCGAGGCCCGTGATCACCTTCGTGAACCCGCCGGACACCACACCGCAGTAGAACCCGAGGCGCTTGAGCGTGCGGATCGTCGTGCGCGCACCGGCCGTGAGCTCCAGCGACGCCGCGACCTCGTCCAGCACCTCCTCGTCGAGGCCCTCCAGCAGCGCCACCCGCCGCCGCAGCGACTCGGCGAAGTCGAGCTCCCCGCGCATCGCGGCGTCGGTGATCTCCTTCACCTGCTCCTCGCACCCGACGTGCGCGGCCAGCATCTCGATCACCTCGCCCTGGATCAGCGTGGAGTCGACGTCGAACACGACCAGCCGCTTCGCCCGCCGGGTGAGCCCCGCGCGTTCGACGGCGATGTCCAGCCCGACCCGCACCGACACCTCGGCGAGCGCCGACCGCAGCTCCGCGTCGTTCTCCATCGTGTCGTCCGCGACGGAAACGCGCAGCTCAAGACCGGTGACCGGGTAGTCGGCCACCCCGCGGATCGCGTCGATGTTCACGCCCAGCGACGCCAGCCTGCGCGCGACCTCGGTGAACGCCTTCGCGGTGACCGGGCGGCCCAGCACGATCAGCACGTGCGAGGACTCCAGGCGCGCGCTCCGCTTCGAGTCGGCGCCGATCTCGATCTCCACGTGCATCGAGACGGTGGCCATGGCCTGCTCGACGGCCTCCTGCAGGCCCTCCGGGTCGTGCTCGGCCGACACCAGCGCGCCCAGCACCAGCCGGCCTCTGATCACGACCTGCTCCACGTCCAGCACCTCGACGCCGTGCCTGGTCAGCACCGCGAAGAGCACGGAGGAGACACCGGGCTTGTCGGGGCCGGTCACGGTGATCAGGACGGGAGTTTTCACGTCGTCGTCTCCTCGTAGACGCGGCGAGCCCCGACCGCGCGAACGGTCGGGGCTCGTCGTTGAACCTGTGGTGAGCAGGTTACTTGTGGTCGGAGTCGTCCTTCTCGGAGGCCGTCCCGGACTTGATCGCGGAGGCGGCCATCTCGGACAGCGCGGGCGGCGCGTCCTCGTGCTTGATCGCCTTGCCGGTGAAGGTCACGTGACCCTCGTTGCGGATCCGCTCGATCATGTGCGGGTAGTGCAGCTCGAACGCCGGGCGCTCCGAACGGATCCGGGGCAGCTCGGTGAAGTTGTGCCGCGGCGGCGGGGACGACGTCGCCCATTCGAGCGAGTTGCCGTAGCCCCACGGGTCGTCGGCCGTCACGACCTCGCCGTAGCGGTACGACTTGAAGACGTTCCAGATGAACGGCAGCGTCGACGCGCCCAGGATGTAGGCGCCGATCGTGGAGATCATGTTGAGCGTGGTGAAGCCGTCGGACGCCAGGTAGTCGGCGTACCGGCGCGGCATGCCCTCGTTGCCCAGCCAGTGCTGGACGAGGAACGTCGCGTGGAACCCGATGAAGGTCGTCCAGAAGTGCAGCTTGCCCAGCGGCTCGTCCATGAAACGGCCGGTGATCTTCGGGAACCAGAAGTAGATGCCCGCGAAGGTCGCGAAGACGATCGTGCCGTAGAGCACGTAGTGGAAGTGCGCGACGACGAAGTACGTGTCGGACACGTGGAAGTCGATCGCGGGCGCGGCCAGCAGGATGCCCGAGAGCCCTCCGAAGAGGAACGTGACGATGAAGCCGATGCTGAAGAGCATGGGCGTCTCGAACGTCAGCTGCCCCTTCCACATCGTGCCGATCCAGTTGAAGAACTTCACACCGGTCGGGACCGCGATGAGGAACGTCATGAAGGCGAAGAACGGCAGCAGCACGGCGCCGGTCGCGTACATGTGGTGCGCCCAGACGGCCACGGACAGCGCCGCGATGCCCAGCGTCGCGTAGACCAGGCCGTTGTACCCGAAGATCGGCTTGCGGCTGAACACCGGGAAGATCTCCGACACGATGCCGAAGAACGGCAGCGCGACGATGTAGACCTCGGGGTGGCCGAAGAACCAGAAGAGGTGCTGCCACAGGATCACGCCGCCGTTTGCGGGGTCGAACACGTGGGCGCCCAGGTGGCGGTCGGCGAGCAGGCCGAGCAGCGCCGCGGTGAGGATCGGGAACGCGAGCAGCACCAGCACCGACGTCACCAGGATGTTCCAGGTGAAGATCGGCATCCGGAACATCGTCATGCCGGGCGCGCGCAGGCAGACCACGGTGGTGATCATGTTCACCGCGCCGAGGATCGTGCCGAGACCACCGACGACCAGGCCGGAGATCCACAGGTCGGCGCCGACGCCGGGCGAGTGGATGGCGTTGCTCAGCGGCGTGTACGCGAACCAGCCGAAGTCAGCCGCACCGCCGGGGGTGACGAAGCCCGCCATCACGATCAGGCCGCCGAAGAGGTACAGCCAGTACGAGAACGCGTTCAGCCGGGGGAACGCCACGTCGGGCGAGCCGATCTGCAGCGGCAGGATGAAGTTGGCGAAGCCGAACACGATCGGGGTCGCGTACAGCAGCAGCATCACGGTGCCGTGCATCGTGAAGAGCTGGTTGTACTGCTCCTGGCTGAGGAACTGCATGCCAGGCCGGGCAAGCTCGGTCCGGATCAGCATGGCCATCGCGCCGCCGACCATGAAGAAGGCGAACGAGGTGACCAGGTACATGATGCCGATTTGCTTGTGGTCCGTGGTGCGGAACATCCGCAGCAGGAAGGACCCCTTGACCGCAGTGCGCGTCGGAAAAGGACGCGTTGCGATCGGCTGCGGGGCTACGGCCGTCACGGTGCCTCCAGGCCTTGGTGGGACCAGTCGTTCGGGAAACTCCCCGGGATATTAGACGGAGCCGATCAGCTTCACTCGGGTGGGCCATGGCCGGTGGCCAGCGGCGTAGCGCAGGTCACACGTAAGGTGACCTCGTGCTTCGATTGCTCGCGTTTGCCGCCTTGGTCCTGTGTGCGCCCTTTCTGGCCTCCTGCGGTTCGCCCGCCACGCACAACTCGGCGGACGTCGCCTTCGCCCAGGGCATGGTCCCGCACCACGAGCAGGCGCTGGAGATGACCGAACTGGTCGCCTCGCGCACCGACAGCCCCCACGTGGTCGACCTGGCCACGCGCATCGCGAAGGCCCAGGAACCGGAGATCGACCAGCTGAACAGCCGGCTCCGCGAGTGGGGTGCTCCCAAGCAGGCCTCGGTGCACACCGCGGACGGGCACACCGGCGACCACGGCATGGTCGAGCTGGGCAACCTCGCCGACCTGCGGGGAACCGACTTCGACCGGCAGTGGCTGTCGCTGATGATCCAGCACCACCGCGGCGCCGTGGAGATGGCCCGCGAGCACCTCGACGCCGGCACCGACCCCGCCACGCGCAAGCTGGCGCAGGACGTCATCACCGCGCAGGAGAAGGAGATCGCGGAAATGGAGTCGCTCCTGCCCCAGGGCTGATGTGACCCTGCTCCCATGAGCACCTCAGCCCTGCAGGCAGCCGTCTCCCTCGCGGCAGCTCATGGCGTCGTCTCGACGGACCCGGTCGTGCTGAAGGACGGCAGCAACGTCATCGTCCACCTGCGCCCGGCACCGGTCGTGGCCCGCGTTGCCGCCCGCACGGCCTTGGTGCGGCCTGCTGTGGCCTCACACTTCGGTCGCGACCTGGCGATTTCCGCTTTTCTGGCGGCTCGTGGCGTTCCGGTGGTGACGCCTTCTGGTGAGCTGCCTGCCGGCCCGCACTCGTTCTCCGCCTTCGTCGTGTCTTTCAGCACGTTTGTGCCGCACGACCCCACGTATGAATTTTCCCGTGCAGACGTTTTGAAGCTTCTACCTGCTCTACACGCCGAGCTGCGCTCCTATGACGGCCCGTTGCCCGTTCGCGGCCCTATGGACGACGTCGACAACACGCTGGCCTACCTGTCAGAGCTCGGGGTGGGCGACTTGGAGCCGTTCCGTGAAAGTCGTACGGAGCTCATGGCGTCGTGGGACGCCCACTACCGCTCTGTGCAGCCTCTGCACGGCGACCCGCACTACGGCAACCTGCTCATGACCGCCCGCGGCCCCGTGTGGCTCGACTTCGAGGACACCTGGCTGGGCCCGGTCGCCTGGGACCTCGCCTGCCTGGCAGGCGCAGAAGGCGCGGAAGCCGCCCAGCGCACCGTGGAGACCTACGGCGGCGGGGCGGCTCCCGAGGACGTGGAGTTCCACGTCCGCACACGCATCTTCTTCGGCACGCTCTGGGGCGTGCTCATGGAGAACTCCTAGGCGCGACGCCTGCGCAGCACGATCAGCACGGCAGCACCGCCGGCGAGCAGCGCGGCACCCAGCCCGACCAGCCACGCGGACCCGAACCCGGTCGACGCGAGGTCGTCCTCGTCGACGGGCACGGCAGCACTGGTGGTGGTGACCGTCGTGGAGGGCGCACTGGTGGCCGACGACGACGCACTGGTCGTCGCGGGCGTCGTGCTGATGGTGATGGTGGTGGTGCTGGTCGACGTACCCGAAGTCGTCGTGGTGGTGGTCGTCGTGGCCGAGCTGCTGCTCGACTGGTCCTTCTCGACGCCGCACGCGTACCAGTGGCTGATGGCGGGCACCTGGCCGCCGTTGTTCTGCGGCGAGCGGAGGTCGTTCCACGGCAGTTCGCCCAGCTTGGGGGCGAGGTAGACGTTGTAGGCGTCCGAGCCCTTGACCACGACACCCGTGATCGTGGTGTTGGCCGGAATGCCGGTGATGTCGAGGTCCTGCTGGTCGACGCCACCCGTGAAGGTGAACTTGCCCGGCTCGATCGGCGTCCCGCTCAGCCCACCGACGGTGCAGGCGTCCTTGTGCTTGATGTCGACGTTGCCGTCATAGGCAACCGCGCGGTCGTCACCGGAAACCGGCGCCGGCTTGGCCGGCTTGGCGGTGGCGACGGTGGTGAGGGCGAACACGGCCGCCACGGCGGAGGCGGCGAGACCGGCAGTTCTCAGGGGCGTCAGGCGCATCGGGGTGTACTCCGTTGGGATCGGCGGGATGCCGAGATCTAAGACCATCGACGTCCACCTAACGGCGCAGCAACCGTTTCCAGGTACGCCCTGTGGCCTAGTCGTTATACGCCCGTGAAGTCGTACGCCTGAACGACGAAGGGGCCGGCACTCGGCCGACCCCTTCCTCGCTGATCACTGCTCAGTCGTTCTGCTCGCCCTGCGCGGGCCTCAGGAACACGGTGCCACCATTTGGCATGCGCCTGAACCAGTCGACCGGGGTAACAGGCTGTCCGATCACAGGACCCACGCCGGTGGGGAGGTGAGGGACAGGAGCGCCGGGGGTCTGAGGCCGGCGAAGAGGCTGGTTCGGGGTGGTCATCGTTCCTTCTCGAGAAGTGGAGCTCGAACCCAGGATTGATCTTCTATGGTGACGGGCGGAGACAGAGCCGTGGTGGATGTTCGCCCGGTCGGAACATAGCGATATGACTTCACCGCCCGTGCAACCGCGCGGGAACGATGCAGTCATGCCCGGCGAAGCGGGATGCGGCAGTCTACATCGGACCACAACCCCCGGCTCACCAGCAGCTTTACCCTTGCCATGACCGCGAAAGGGCGAGGCGGGACGAGCGAGTGGACGCCAGCCGGGAGCCGCGTCCAGCCGTGCAGGACCGCCATGCGGGCTTGGATCCCGAACGCATCACCCACATCACGACGAGCGCTCCGACCGTGGCCAGCCAGGCCAGCAGACCAGTGACCTTCTGTCACCTGCCGCGCCATCGTCACCCGATGGTGTTGCCGGCACGGCATTACCTGCTCCGATGATCTGGTCGACCAGGTCCCGCAGTCGGCGGTCGCCCGCTACCGCATGTCATCCGAACGGACGCCGGGCTACCTCGACCTGCGGTACACCGTGCCGCCGTTCGGCATCCGCCAAAACCAGTCGACGGGCACGACCGACCGCCGCACCCCGGTCACCACCGGCACACCTGGTCCGATCAGGACACCCGTTCGACGATCGAGTTCGTCAGCAACGAGGCCAGCGCGACCTCCAAGCGCCGTCCCGGGTCGTCCGTGACCGCCGTCCATCTCCCGATCGCTCCCGTCGTCAAGCCCCCGACCCCGATGGGACTTCCGTCCGCCGGCAACTGGCCCACCACCCAGCCTGCGTCGGCGTCGAGCCAGAAGATCTCCGGCCACTGGCCGACCCGCCCCACCACCATGCGCCCGGACTCGGTCCGCCGCCACCGAACGTCCGGGTGCAGGCGGAAGTGGAAGTCGACCTCGATCTCCGCAGCGTCACCCTCCACAGCGGACGGTGCGACGGTCTCCCCGGCGAGCGCACGCAACAGCCATCGCGCGTCCGGACGCAGCTCATGTTCGTGAGCCAGCAGCCAGGCGCCGATCTCCGCCGCTCGCTCCTGCGCCTTGGGCAGCAACGAGTCCGGACCGAGCTCGACCCCGGCGCAGGCCTGGGCGAACTGGGCGAGGCAGCTGTACGCGTGCCACGCGGCGAACGTTTGCTCCAACGGCCAGCGCGCGTGTGACCACGAAGTCTCGAAGAACTCGACGTCCTCGGCTCGTGCGTCCAGGAACTCGTGGGTGATGGCCAGGTCGAAGAACTTCTCGTGCGCGCCTTCGTGCACGAGCGCCTCAGCGACCTCGATGGGCAGCGAGGGTTCGTCGATCAGCACGATTCCCGGCACATACCGGGACGAAGCCGACACGACGCCACCGGAGGTCTCCCGCTTGAGCACCGCGAGCATCGACACGTGGGCGAGGAGGTCGTCGGCGGTGACGGGCGCGAGTGAGCGGAACAACCGGATCCCGTCGGCCACGACCTGGAGCGCCGCCGAGAACCGGTCTCCGTCGGCCTCGGTCAGCGGTTCGATGGCCACCCCTGGCGGCGCGATGATCCGCAGCGGCGCTTCGAGCAGGAATCCGGAACGCGGGTCCGCGGCCACCGCGATCCCGGCATCGCACACCCTCAGCCCGGCGACCTCGTGCATCCGTGCGAGATCCAGTTCGCCGGCGCCGGCGAGGGCGCGGCCGATCTCGTAGCGGACGATCGGGTGGTCGGCGAGGTTGTCCGACAACTCGGTGCCTGGTGCGAACAGGTCGGCCGCGAGCCGGTAGACCGTGCGCCGTTCGTCGACCAGCACGTCTGCGGGCGCGATGCGTGCGTGCAGCGTGTGAGCAATAGCCACCGTCCGAACCCTAAAGCACCCGGCACTTCTCCTGGACGTCCCCCGCGAAGAGCGGTGCCCGGCCTGCGGGGTACGCAGACCGGGCACCTGGGTTCTGCTCATCAGCTGAACATGATGCTGGTGACGTTCACGAAGCCGACGACGGCCAGCGCGACGACAGAGACGGCGACCATCGTGAGCACGGTGCGCCATCCGATGGCGGTGACGGCGACTGCGACGGCTGCTGCGATTCCGAGTGCACTCCCTGCGGACATCTCGTTCCCCTCCCGACTAGGCGAGTCCGTGCTCCTCGGTGTGGGCGGTCCGAGGTGTCTCGCCTGCACCACAGAA from Lentzea guizhouensis harbors:
- the ctaD gene encoding cytochrome c oxidase subunit I; protein product: MTAVAPQPIATRPFPTRTAVKGSFLLRMFRTTDHKQIGIMYLVTSFAFFMVGGAMAMLIRTELARPGMQFLSQEQYNQLFTMHGTVMLLLYATPIVFGFANFILPLQIGSPDVAFPRLNAFSYWLYLFGGLIVMAGFVTPGGAADFGWFAYTPLSNAIHSPGVGADLWISGLVVGGLGTILGAVNMITTVVCLRAPGMTMFRMPIFTWNILVTSVLVLLAFPILTAALLGLLADRHLGAHVFDPANGGVILWQHLFWFFGHPEVYIVALPFFGIVSEIFPVFSRKPIFGYNGLVYATLGIAALSVAVWAHHMYATGAVLLPFFAFMTFLIAVPTGVKFFNWIGTMWKGQLTFETPMLFSIGFIVTFLFGGLSGILLAAPAIDFHVSDTYFVVAHFHYVLYGTIVFATFAGIYFWFPKITGRFMDEPLGKLHFWTTFIGFHATFLVQHWLGNEGMPRRYADYLASDGFTTLNMISTIGAYILGASTLPFIWNVFKSYRYGEVVTADDPWGYGNSLEWATSSPPPRHNFTELPRIRSERPAFELHYPHMIERIRNEGHVTFTGKAIKHEDAPPALSEMAASAIKSGTASEKDDSDHK
- a CDS encoding phosphotransferase, which codes for MSTSALQAAVSLAAAHGVVSTDPVVLKDGSNVIVHLRPAPVVARVAARTALVRPAVASHFGRDLAISAFLAARGVPVVTPSGELPAGPHSFSAFVVSFSTFVPHDPTYEFSRADVLKLLPALHAELRSYDGPLPVRGPMDDVDNTLAYLSELGVGDLEPFRESRTELMASWDAHYRSVQPLHGDPHYGNLLMTARGPVWLDFEDTWLGPVAWDLACLAGAEGAEAAQRTVETYGGGAAPEDVEFHVRTRIFFGTLWGVLMENS
- a CDS encoding LPXTG cell wall anchor domain-containing protein, whose product is MVLDLGIPPIPTEYTPMRLTPLRTAGLAASAVAAVFALTTVATAKPAKPAPVSGDDRAVAYDGNVDIKHKDACTVGGLSGTPIEPGKFTFTGGVDQQDLDITGIPANTTITGVVVKGSDAYNVYLAPKLGELPWNDLRSPQNNGGQVPAISHWYACGVEKDQSSSSSATTTTTTTTSGTSTSTTTITISTTPATTSASSSATSAPSTTVTTTSAAVPVDEDDLASTGFGSAWLVGLGAALLAGGAAVLIVLRRRRA
- a CDS encoding DUF305 domain-containing protein, coding for MLRLLAFAALVLCAPFLASCGSPATHNSADVAFAQGMVPHHEQALEMTELVASRTDSPHVVDLATRIAKAQEPEIDQLNSRLREWGAPKQASVHTADGHTGDHGMVELGNLADLRGTDFDRQWLSLMIQHHRGAVEMAREHLDAGTDPATRKLAQDVITAQEKEIAEMESLLPQG
- a CDS encoding aKG-HExxH-type peptide beta-hydroxylase, which translates into the protein MAIAHTLHARIAPADVLVDERRTVYRLAADLFAPGTELSDNLADHPIVRYEIGRALAGAGELDLARMHEVAGLRVCDAGIAVAADPRSGFLLEAPLRIIAPPGVAIEPLTEADGDRFSAALQVVADGIRLFRSLAPVTADDLLAHVSMLAVLKRETSGGVVSASSRYVPGIVLIDEPSLPIEVAEALVHEGAHEKFFDLAITHEFLDARAEDVEFFETSWSHARWPLEQTFAAWHAYSCLAQFAQACAGVELGPDSLLPKAQERAAEIGAWLLAHEHELRPDARWLLRALAGETVAPSAVEGDAAEIEVDFHFRLHPDVRWRRTESGRMVVGRVGQWPEIFWLDADAGWVVGQLPADGSPIGVGGLTTGAIGRWTAVTDDPGRRLEVALASLLTNSIVERVS